One Amycolatopsis tolypomycina DNA segment encodes these proteins:
- the map gene encoding type I methionyl aminopeptidase has protein sequence MIEVKTPDELQAMRAAGLVVARTLAAVRAAAKPGVSTAELDELAEQTIRDAGAVPSFKGYHGFPASICASVNEQIVHGIPAKTQVLADGDIISVDCGAILDGWHGDSAVTLAIGKVSDADLALSAATEAAMWAGIEAVTAGGRLTDISYAVQSAAERAGRDDGIEYGMIVEYGGHGIGRQMHMDPFLPNVGKPGKGPRLKPGMALAIEPMLTGGGGETRELDDGWTVVTADGSRAAHWEHTVAITEDGPWVLTAAEDS, from the coding sequence ATGATCGAAGTCAAGACCCCGGACGAGCTGCAGGCGATGCGGGCCGCGGGCCTCGTCGTCGCCCGCACGCTCGCGGCGGTCCGCGCGGCGGCGAAGCCCGGCGTCAGCACGGCCGAGCTCGACGAGCTGGCCGAGCAGACGATCCGGGACGCCGGCGCGGTGCCGTCGTTCAAGGGCTACCACGGGTTCCCGGCGTCGATCTGCGCGTCGGTCAACGAGCAGATCGTCCACGGCATCCCGGCGAAGACCCAGGTGCTGGCCGACGGCGACATCATCTCCGTCGACTGCGGCGCCATCCTCGACGGCTGGCACGGCGACTCCGCCGTCACGCTGGCCATCGGCAAGGTCTCCGACGCCGACCTCGCGCTGTCCGCGGCGACCGAGGCGGCGATGTGGGCCGGCATCGAGGCGGTCACCGCCGGCGGCCGGCTCACCGACATCTCCTACGCCGTGCAGTCCGCCGCCGAGCGCGCGGGCCGCGACGACGGCATCGAGTACGGGATGATCGTCGAGTACGGCGGCCACGGCATCGGCCGCCAGATGCACATGGACCCGTTCCTGCCGAACGTCGGCAAGCCCGGTAAGGGCCCGCGGCTCAAGCCCGGCATGGCCCTGGCCATCGAGCCGATGCTCACCGGCGGCGGCGGCGAGACCCGCGAGCTGGACGACGGCTGGACGGTCGTCACGGCCGACGGCTCCCGCGCGGCCCACTGGGAGCACACCGTCGCGATCACCGAAGACGGCCCCTGGGTGCTCACTGCCGCCGAGGACTCCTGA
- the rpsM gene encoding 30S ribosomal protein S13: protein MARLAGVDLPREKRLEIALTYIYGIGRTRSKQLIKAAELNADTRVKDLSDDDLAKLRTYIEENFKVEGDLRREVNADIRRKIEIGCYEGLRWRRGLPVRGQRTKTNARTRKGPKKTVAGKKKAGKK from the coding sequence ATGGCACGACTCGCTGGCGTAGACCTCCCCCGCGAGAAGCGGTTGGAGATCGCGCTTACGTACATCTACGGCATCGGCCGTACCCGCTCGAAGCAGCTCATCAAGGCTGCCGAGCTCAACGCGGACACCCGCGTCAAGGACCTCAGCGATGACGACCTCGCGAAGCTGCGTACGTACATCGAAGAGAACTTCAAGGTCGAGGGTGACCTTCGCCGTGAGGTGAACGCCGACATCCGTCGGAAGATCGAGATCGGGTGCTACGAGGGCCTTCGCTGGCGCCGCGGACTTCCCGTCCGTGGTCAGCGCACCAAGACGAACGCCCGCACCCGCAAGGGTCCGAAGAAGACGGTCGCCGGCAAGAAGAAGGCTGGCAAGAAGTGA
- the infA gene encoding translation initiation factor IF-1, which translates to MAKKDGAIEVEGRVVEPLPNAMFRVELENGHKVLAHISGKMRQHYIRILPEDRVVVELSPYDLSRGRIVYRYK; encoded by the coding sequence ATGGCGAAGAAAGACGGGGCCATCGAGGTCGAAGGCCGCGTAGTCGAGCCGCTCCCCAACGCGATGTTCCGCGTCGAGTTGGAGAACGGTCACAAGGTCCTGGCTCACATCAGCGGCAAGATGCGGCAGCACTACATCCGCATCCTGCCGGAGGACAGGGTTGTCGTGGAGCTTTCGCCCTACGACCTCTCTCGTGGTCGCATCGTCTACCGCTACAAGTGA
- the rpmJ gene encoding 50S ribosomal protein L36 gives MKVQPSVKKICDKCKVIRRHGRIMVICENLRHKQRQG, from the coding sequence GTGAAGGTCCAGCCGAGCGTCAAGAAGATCTGCGACAAGTGCAAGGTGATCCGCCGTCACGGCCGGATCATGGTGATCTGCGAGAACCTGCGGCACAAGCAGCGGCAGGGCTGA
- a CDS encoding adenylate kinase codes for MTRLVLVGPPGAGKGTQAVALSEQLRIPHISTGDLFRAHVGQETPLGQEAKRYLDSGELVPDSVTNEMVRERLAEPDAKVGFLLDGFPRNTKQAEVLGEILGDADVSLDAVIQLQVPEDVVVARLMSRGRADDTEEVIRRRQQIYVSDTAPLLEYYADILVTVDGVGSVEEISGRVLKALRDRT; via the coding sequence GTGACGCGCCTGGTTCTCGTCGGCCCGCCCGGTGCGGGCAAGGGCACGCAGGCGGTGGCCCTGTCGGAGCAGCTGCGCATCCCGCACATCTCCACGGGCGACCTGTTCCGCGCGCACGTCGGCCAGGAGACCCCGCTCGGCCAGGAGGCGAAGCGCTACCTGGACTCGGGCGAGCTCGTGCCCGACTCGGTGACCAACGAAATGGTGCGCGAGCGGCTCGCCGAGCCGGACGCCAAGGTCGGCTTCCTGCTCGACGGCTTCCCTCGCAACACCAAGCAGGCCGAGGTCCTCGGCGAGATCCTGGGCGACGCCGACGTCTCGCTCGACGCCGTCATCCAGCTCCAGGTCCCGGAGGACGTCGTCGTCGCGCGGCTCATGTCGCGCGGCCGGGCGGACGACACCGAAGAGGTCATCCGCCGCCGTCAGCAGATCTACGTGTCGGACACCGCGCCGCTGCTGGAGTACTACGCCGACATCCTGGTGACCGTCGACGGCGTCGGCAGTGTCGAGGAGATCTCCGGCCGGGTGCTGAAAGCGCTGCGCGACCGCACGTGA
- the secY gene encoding preprotein translocase subunit SecY gives MLSAFRSALATPDLRKKILFTLAIVAVYRIGATIPAPGISYGAVQACSSQAQQEGVYQLLNLFSGGALLQLSLFSTGIMPYITASIIIQLLTVVIPRFEELKKEGQSGQGKLTQYTRYLTIALAILQATGVVALADRKQLFPDCDQPIIPDNSVYSLAIIVITMTAGTAVMMWLGELITERGIGNGMSVLIFLNIAARIPVEGGNILSNAGGIGLAMVCVFGLVIIASVIFVEQGQRRIPVQYAKRMIGRRMYGGTSTYLPIKVNQAGVIPVIFASSLLYLPDLISRLVGNANADSGWQVFITNYIVNQSSWVHIALYFGLIIFFTYFYITITFNVDERAEEMKKFGGFIPGIRPGRPTAEYLSFVLGRITLPGSLYLGIIAILPNFFLSLTGSGNNQNFPFGGTAVLIMVGVGLDTVKQIESQLMQRNYEGFLK, from the coding sequence GTGCTCAGCGCCTTCCGCTCGGCTCTCGCGACGCCGGATCTACGCAAGAAGATCCTGTTCACGCTAGCCATCGTCGCGGTTTACCGAATCGGTGCGACCATTCCGGCGCCCGGCATCTCGTACGGTGCCGTACAGGCCTGTAGCTCCCAGGCGCAGCAGGAGGGCGTCTACCAGCTGCTGAACCTGTTCAGCGGTGGTGCGCTGCTGCAGCTGTCGCTCTTCTCGACCGGCATCATGCCGTACATCACGGCGAGCATCATCATCCAGCTGCTCACCGTGGTCATCCCGCGGTTCGAGGAGCTGAAGAAGGAAGGGCAGTCCGGCCAGGGCAAGCTGACCCAGTACACGCGGTACCTGACGATCGCGCTGGCGATCCTGCAGGCCACCGGTGTGGTCGCGCTCGCGGACCGCAAGCAGCTCTTCCCCGACTGCGACCAGCCGATCATCCCGGACAACAGCGTCTACTCGCTGGCGATCATCGTCATCACCATGACCGCGGGCACCGCCGTCATGATGTGGCTGGGCGAGCTGATCACCGAGCGCGGCATCGGCAACGGCATGTCCGTCCTGATCTTCCTGAACATCGCGGCGCGCATCCCGGTCGAGGGCGGCAACATCCTCAGCAACGCCGGTGGCATCGGCCTGGCGATGGTCTGCGTCTTCGGCCTGGTGATCATCGCCAGCGTCATCTTCGTCGAGCAGGGGCAGCGCCGGATCCCGGTGCAGTACGCCAAGCGCATGATCGGCCGCCGGATGTACGGCGGCACGTCGACCTACCTGCCGATCAAGGTCAACCAGGCCGGCGTCATCCCGGTCATCTTCGCGTCGTCGCTGCTGTACCTGCCGGACCTGATCAGCCGCCTCGTCGGCAACGCGAACGCCGACTCCGGCTGGCAGGTCTTCATCACGAACTACATCGTGAACCAGTCCAGCTGGGTGCACATCGCGCTGTACTTCGGCCTGATCATCTTCTTCACGTACTTCTACATCACGATCACGTTCAACGTGGACGAGCGTGCGGAGGAGATGAAGAAGTTCGGTGGCTTCATCCCGGGCATCCGCCCCGGCCGCCCGACCGCCGAATACCTGAGCTTCGTGCTCGGCCGGATCACCCTGCCGGGCTCGCTCTACCTGGGCATCATCGCGATCCTTCCGAACTTCTTCCTGTCTCTGACCGGTAGCGGGAACAACCAGAACTTCCCGTTCGGTGGCACGGCTGTGCTGATCATGGTCGGTGTCGGCCTCGACACCGTGAAGCAGATCGAAAGCCAGCTGATGCAGCGCAACTACGAAGGGTTCTTGAAGTGA